The sequence GTCAGACTTGGCCCTCACACAGTTCACTGCCCAGCAGAGGCCTAGAGGGCACAGCACACAGGCGACAGTGACACAAGGCAGCCTGTGGTAAGGACCAGAGAGGCTCTGACTGCGCACTGTGGCAACACAGGGAAGGATGACCCGGCGTCTACTGAATAATGCGGTGCGGAAAACTCGGTCTACTGAAGACGACTGAGCAACTTAATCTGGCTCAGAGTGGCCTCTGTGGGTCCCTACCCAACAGGAAGGCTACCTATGGCTCCAGTTACAGGATACCCTGTACATATCTGAGGGGAGACTGGTGACCGGGAAAAATAGATCCAAATCACAAAGGCCTGAGGTAGATATTACGGCCCTAGGAGTTAGAGCAGGACCAGCAGGTTGAGTAGATGGGAGGCTGGTCTGGGTGCACACCCGCAGCAGGCCACTACCTGTGCTTTCTTGTACTTCCAGTGGTGGGCCACGTGTGTTAGATGGATCCACTAAGGGTCCACCGACAGGGCAGAGCATCTAGGAGCAAAGGACCACAGCCTATAGACCTTTCTTTATGcctctagaacaggggtgtcaaattcattttcaccaggggccatatcagcctcgcggttgccttcaaagggctgaatgtaactttaggactgtataagtgtaactactccctaaTAGTGAAGCTACAGCTCAGCgttgccgccaggtagaaacaaggtgccaggccgaaTAAAACAAGttagagggctggattcggcccatgggccttgtgtttgctacctgtgctcTAGAATATAGGCCTTCAGCCTACTTTCTTTCACAGCCACCATCACCTGCCCTATCTTTTCCATTCTATCAACCTGGAAGTGGCTGAAACAGGCTTAGTTAGGATACCAGTATCCTGTTATAGGTCCTCAGGCCCTGAAGGTCTTGGGTAGTTGGCACACACAGAATTGGAGTGCCACGGCTGTTTTTGTGGGTCACCTGGAGCATGAACAAGTTGAGCCAGCTTCAAGTTGCAGGGTTGGGTAGGAACTTCTCTGCTGCCTCACCTGCTGCCCTGAGCAGGGCTCCTTCTGTTCCCACACGTTTTGGGGAATAGCTCCAGCCTGGTATCATTCGTTCCTCACAGCAACCACCACCTACACCACCTGTCCAGCCGAGGCCTCATGTCTGTACTACTTTCTCTCTTCCTAAAGGTGCCAGGACGTCTGcctgctgttctttttcttcaaagcTGCCATCGCTCACTCAGtccctctctctcatcctcaTTCGGGATTAAGCCTGTCCCCAACCCTCTTTTCTGGCTATTCCTGATATGTGCACGTAGGCCCTTTACCTATTAAGGGAATTTATTGCCTATTCAGAGAGTTTCTCACTATGAGAAACAAACCCGAGGCAAAGGGGAAGGAGGATGAAGAGGGCAACTGAGGGGTAGTTGAGACGTCCTGTGAGTATTATACTAACCATCTGTGGTCCACGTGGGCATGCCACTGAAGTCCCTTCCTCAATGCCCTTCTTGGCTGGTCCCAAAGAAATCCTGAGTCTCATTCTCTCCACCCTTTAGCCTGATGGCAGAGCTCAGCCATCCATCCTCACCATCCCTATCTGTTCAGAATATAGTGCTCAGGAACATTTTGCTGAACAAGAAGTTTCTACTACCCAGGAGGGGGATGCCCTTTCAAccctcttccctgcaccaccactctgcccacccccaaGTCCCTACCTTCCTCCACTTGCCAACTTGATAGAGGTCTTCTTTGACAATGGGCTTCATATTAAGAAGTAGAGATAAGTAATCATTATTTCACCCAACAAGTGAAGGCCCTACATGCCATGATCAATGTAAATACCCTTTAACTGGCAATGAAGAGCCACAAATTGTTTTCAACCAGGGACTGGCAACAGAAAGCACCTTACATTATGCAAATATTTCTTACATGggcactcaagaaatatttacataaatgtatatataagtgaatgaatgattacAATAACTTCTGGGAAGATGACAGCAAATGTATGAAAGGCCACACTAAGACATGGGCTTAAGCCACATGCTAAAGTGAGTGAAGCtaacccccacttcccacctgtAGGGCTCTTCCCCCACCTGACAGGTGCATCCTAGGCTGTGCTCTACCACTGGGGGGTCTCACTGGCTAGTGTCACATattcagggtggggcagagcaagtttattattgtattatttcccatacgaACAAGTGCACACCTGTTTTCCCTCCACTTTGTATTTAGCTGATATACCAGCTtaagggagacaaaaaaagaaatctcatgaTAGAACCTCTCTCACAGTAAGAAGACTACAGGGGAAACAATCTAAAGTAAGAGCAACTGATCTGGTATCATCCACGAGATCCACTACTGGCAAAGTTCAGCCTCACAACTACTAGACAAATGCCATCCCCACTTCACAAATGGTGATTTCAACAGGTCCAAACAAACAGACTAGATTCAGCGGTTTGGGGGTGTCCACCAACCTTCCTAAGTTTGGAGACTTTCTCCGCTGGCCAATGAAGTGCTGGGCCAGGACAGTATTCTAAGAAAAACCAACTCAGGGGAAACCCAGCAGCCTAGACAAGCGCTGGGGCAGACTCCAGGCACAACAAAGATGCAACGAGGACAATGAGCTACCATCACACCAACTGAGTGCCAACATCTACAAACTATCCTACCcgctgcatttatttttttaattttctccctcttctggCCTCATAAACTGTGAGCTCCTTAAGAGCAGAGACTGTGGGAGGTTTTGCCAGTGCTTTAAAGCCCTAAGCCATGTCTTTTTCCCATCAGGAGCCATCTTAATACATGAACTTCAGGTTCATCTTTCACAGGAGTACGGCCATCATTTCCTCCCTAGGAAATAACACCTTCTGGATGAGGAACAGCAGGGTGAGCAGAGCTGCAAAGctgaaggaggcaggtgaggttATCATTCTGCTGTTTTGCCCAGTTCCTCTAGGACAGCCTACAGAGCTCTGAGCACGATTAGAAGGGTGTGGGTGTTTGTTattaaaaactgaacaaacaGTCCACACCTTTCTTTATGGCATGGTACCTGCTTGTCACCTCACAGCTGGATTTGAAAGATGAGAAGACCTGTGATTTCCACTTTGAGATCAGAGTCCAATATGCAGCCAGGACTTGCTGATCACGGAGTAAGCAGGCACTCTGCCTTCCCCAGGGAtaggagggagagaaatcacATAACAAatcacctcattttacagatgaagccCTGAGGCCCGAAGAGTTCAAGGTCCCAGAACCAGCCAGTGGCAGGCCCAGGATCATATCACGGTCTCCTAATTCACATAATTCAGTGCTATTTCTACTGCAGTAGCTATggcaaatttttcattttcctctttggagaggtaAAAAAAGGTAGAGAGCAGAATGTTAAGTTTTGGGATTCCCTGTAGCTTCAGTAACCTCTGCTGTCCTGGCCTCCATCACCCTGGCTGTGGCTGCCTTCTACTGGTTTCCCTTCTGTGGAAAGCTGGATCCTAAGCCAATTAGTTTTGAACTGGTTCGGCGTTCCTACCAGGGCTGGTGCAGTCACCTTGCACATGGCTTAGGATCTCTCGGTCTGTAAACAGGCGGAAGGCAATCTTCTCACACTCCCACTTGGCCCCACACTCAAATAAACATGCGAACAAGCCATCCCCCACAGCAGCCAAATCGGAGTAGCCACAGGGCCCATGGTGCAAGATCCACGGTCGAGACCAGCAGGCAGCCTCCAAGGGGGTCCGGTTGAGGTAGACGCCGAGGTTAACCCTCCGTTTTGTACTGGTTGGGTGTGAGTACAAGAGCCATGATTCTGACAGCATTCTAGCTTCCTGTTCTGGCCTCAGAGAACTGTCCAGCAGAGGGCTCTGAACAGTAGGGGCATCTTTGCCAGTAGGGTCCTGGCACCCACATGGGCTCTCCAGGGGCCGGAAACTCACCACACTGCCTTGGCAGCCATGCGGGGGCTCACAGAGCTGGTGGCTCAGGGCCGGCCTATGAAAGCATTCACCGTGGTCAGTGCTAAGAGCCTCTGCTCGGCACCTGTTTGGTGTCCGGGCACTGCAATACAGCACAGGGTGGCCAGCCTTCCCGGTCACCTCTGCCACTTCACACTCCACTGTCACCATGGGCTTAATGAACCTGCCATGGTGCCATGTGGCCCCTAGGTCATCACTGTAGATCATCAGGGAATGGGGTCTGGTTTTACATGGTAGCAGGAAACAAAAGAACCAGTAAGGGATGTAGTAGGCGTATGCAGGGATGATCAGCCTCCCCGACCGCAGCTGGATGCCGTGGCCTGGGCCCACAGCAAACGTGGCCCAACGCTTCACTTCTGGGCCAATGACCTCCTCCGTCAGGTCCCTCACGTCGCTCCATGAATAGCCAGAATCCCGACTGCAGATGAAGCAGAGGCGAGCAGCATTCCTGCCTGACACAATCTGCTGACGCTCAGTGACATGGCCCCGCACACAAATGAAGAACAGGTACACACAGCCACTCTTCTGCTCCCACACGGGACAGGGGTTCATGGTCCGATGCCCAGGCAACGTGGCTTCCATCAGTGGCGTGAGTGGTCCCCACTACACAGgagtaagggagagagggaggagtgagAGACTAATAGGAAGACATAAGGCTCATTAAAAGCATTAGAacttttcagagaaaagaaataaatggtattGAAATCTGTAAAAATGTGAAGGCCCAAGTATTCACTGAATTCTCATGCTGTCCCCCTCAATCTGAAACATTCTTCCTCACTTTTTCTAGATGCCCAATTCACCCCCCAAAATCCAACTCAAAGTCGCCTCCTTTAGGAAGCCCTCCATGacattctctcccctcctctacCAAAGGCTTCCTCTTTGTCCATACAGAGGGGTTGTAGCAATTATCATataatattatactttttattgtgaCTAGCTCCCTCCCTAAACTATGAATCTTTTGAGTGCAGAAACcaaattattctaattttgtaTCTCCAGTGCTCAGTACATGAGAGGAGctacatactatttttaaaaggaaggtcccctccaaaaaaaataggaaggaaagaaagaaaaggaattaacACAGAGCAAGGCAGACAGACATGGGTATTTTAGGCATATAAAGGGAAATTTAaggcaaagatttttttatctttccttcctcTACTACCCTGGGAAGGCAATGTATAGCAGTGTCATTAAAAATTCAAGCATGGAATCAGAGATACCCAATTCAAACCCTGGTTTCATCACttattgtgtgaccttggacaagttatttaatcttctGTTACTTCGGTTTCTTCCCCAGTGAAGTGGAGGATGTAATAACACACTCAGAGAGGAGCTGTGGTGAGGGTAAACCGAGACAGCGCCTAACCAGACATATCACAAACAAAAAGAGGCCTAATCTCattggtatattttaaaaacaacattggCCTGGTATTTCAAGTCTCTTTTCCTCTCAAAGTATCTCTAAAAGAGGTAACTGAAAGGCTGAGCAGCTGAGCAATTCCTGACAGACACAGGGGCTGGGTGGACAAAACAAACGGAAGCCCTGGTAAACACCGCTGTGCTCGCAGCTGGAAGCTCAAAGGGCTGAATCCCAGGAGTAAGGGTGACATGGAGGTCAACCTGCCCTCACAACCACCGCTCTAGAAAACTGGCTGGCATTATCGACGGCAGCAGGACATCCACGTATCCTAGAATCTGGTCATTCCATTCCTAGATAGAAACCCACCAAAAGTAAATGCACTAGTACTGAAAATACAGAGGAGAATACTCAGTGCAGTGTAATCGCTAACCCAAATACGcaacaacagtagaatgggtCAATTAATTGTCACATAGTCATACAATAGAATACTTTgtaacaatgaaaatgaacatatcaCAGCTGTACACCTAATTTGGGTAAACCTCAAGAATATAATATTGAACAAAGGAAGCCAAACATAAAGGATACACAGAGTACATGACTATCTAACTGctatgctgtatgcctgaaatacaaaataatattgaatgtaaactgtaattaaaaataaaataaaaaaatacagagattaaaaacaaacaaaactaaattcaagggctaaaaatgagaatagtaattACCTctgggaaagagaggggagatATATGAGAAGCTTCTAAGTGCTGGCAATGTTCTATTTTTGAGTTGAGTGGTGAATTCATAAGTGTTGGCTCTGTCGATTCAGAATTGACATTTGTTTGGTGGATTTGACATTTATGTTCTGTCTTATGTTTTCTGTACATGTGTTATCGcttcacattaaaattttttaaagggactACCAAGGACACATGCTTGCGTTTCTTTGTTTCGGTGTGAAGCAGCGCTGGAAGGACACACAAGGGACCACCAGCTGCGAGAGGAGATACAAGACTGGGAATGGGGTGCACACCTTTTtacactgtttttatttctcagccATGTAAATGTGTTAActaggcaaaacaaaaaaagttttagaattttaattcttatgtgaatgggcaaaaactactGTTAAGCAACATTCAGATCACAGATTCTCCAAATCATAAGGACTTAGTGCTAGCTCCCACCTTATAGAAGATTCTAAGTTTTCTGCTTGAAGATCAGTCTGTCCTTGAACTAGTCTAAGGACAGGGACCTCACTATCTCTAGAGCAGCCGATTCTATAGCAGAGTGCCTTGTGTGCTATAAACACTTCAAACGTATGTGCCAGAGTCAACATAATTATTGGATAGAAGTCCGCCTTTCCCCACGAAGCTCTCCTAGATTGCTAACTAACTGAAGGCTGTTTCCTAAATCCTCCCAAATGGCACTGTTACTCTCTGGAAACTGTCATTGCATAAGAAGTGCACTTCACTGTCTGACTGCATTTTAAACCCCCAGAGGTAGGACCTAAGTTCTCTGTGCCTCTCAGGTAATCAAGGCCAGAAGGCCAGCAGTGGGTGGGGTGGCCAGACCTGCCGCCAGGCCTGCCTTGAGGAGAGGAAAAGCACCCACAGAGCAGACTCCAGGGCCTCACAGACACCATTAGAGAGAGGAGATAGAGCACTGTGGATGTCGGAGAAGGAAAAGACCATTTCTGGATGTGGAGAATCCAGGGAGAAACCTTTGATTCCGCTCACCTTCAACCCACTCACTTCAAGAATCAGCTTAAATGGTGTGGCCCACACAGTAGCTTCTCTGATCCTCGAATGCCTTTGAACTCCTTCTTCTAAAGAAACAGCCCACTCTGAGGGGATGAACCTGCCTTGTGACACTCCGTGGATTCTGTATGGGAGATTCGGACAATTACCTCTGTGCACAGctctactttctctctctgattctgCTGTGCAATTTCTTTGCAAAGAGAGGCCAGAATCTGCCAACTTTTTTATTACCTCCCTCCACACATCCCCCTTGACTTAATGCCTgatacacagtaggtgctcaataaatgtctgttgaaggaaagagaaaggaagaaggaagacaagaatggaagagagagggaagaagaaagaagggaaagagggagggaagaatgaaaggaagagtAAACAGAAGGATTATAGAAATGCTCTCAGGTAGAAACAATATTCTATAAACAATGTCCAGAGGCTCCTCTCCCTCACAAGTGCCAAGAAGAGGCCTAGAGAGCAGATTTAATTTCCTACTGTCACTCGGGGGATAGAGCCCTTGTCTCCTCAGCACCCTGTGTGGAAACCAACACTTTATGGGTAGCACTGAATGGGTGAGCGTTTCCAATGAGAAGTAACTCATCTGCTACAAACTCATTTGGATGATTACAAGTGCTCGGTTTAGGAACCTTGAGCAGGATCCAGTTTAAGACATACAAAATCCATCAGCACTGCTACTGCCTTTAGGAATAGGAGTGGGGGAGATTACTGGGCATGTTAGTTAGGGAAATCAAGCTCAGCCATCCTTAGTAGCTGAAAGAAGACAATGACTTGGACCTGCTATgtctaaaataaagtttacatgAAGCTATAAGAAATAGTAAACTAAAGATGAAAGCATTAGAATCCAAATAATCTCAACCAGTTACAGCAATGCAACATAAACAAGCTGAGGCTTGACAGAGATAAAACAAGTCTTGGGCTTAAAAATCAGGATGGAGAAACATGATTAAAGAATAACAAATGCAGCtctggcaaatgtagctcagttggttgggtactgccctgcaaaccaaaaggttgctggttcaatgcctggtcagggcacatgcctgggctgcgggttcagtccccagttgggacgcagtcaagaggcaactgatcaatgtttctccctcactcacatcaatgtgtctctccctttttctcccttccttcccctctctctagaaccGATAAATggtggagggaaaaaagaataacaaatgcaATAGCcaacaaatgtataaaaaatactCAGTGCTGTTAATAATGAGGGAAGTTTTTGATATCACCTCTTATCCATTAGGATGACCACTGtcagaaaacacagaagaagTGTTGGCAAGGGCACAGAGAAACTGAAACACTTGTTTGATGGGATAATAAACAAGTGGGTACACTCTGACGAGTACATTtgctgtggaaaacactatggaggcttctcaagaaattaaaaacagaatcgCCACATGCCCAGCAATTCCACGTCTAGGTATATAGCCAAAAAACTGAAAGCATTGTCTCAAAGAGACAGTGAGACATTTTCACACCACGTTCATAGAGCATTAGTCACAAGAGCCAAAAGGTGCAGCCCAAGTCTCCATCAACAGAAGAACGGAAAAACCAGTATGTGAATgaacacacagtggaatattattcaccctttaaaaagaagaaaatcctgccatacGCTACAACatgaaccttgaggatattattgtaaatcagcaattttcaacctttttcatctcatggcacacacaagctaattactaaagttctgcggcataccacaaaatatattttttgccgaactaacaaataagtataattctgattcactcacactggacagttattgttgtgttggctattatcattttttttatttgacaatctaagggaaaagaggccagtgcccctgaacAAACAgccaggtactgcatgttttaaaaagcgTTGTGTCACAccattgaaaattgctgttctaaatgaaataagcagatcacaaaaagacaaacactgcatgaTTCTACTGAGATACCTAAAGTAATCAATCTCATAGAAACAAAGTGGAACAGTGGTTTCTACAGATCAAGGAAGGGGGAAATGAGCCGTTCAATGTGTATAGAACCGCAGTCATGCACAATGACAAAGTTCTAAAAAGATCTGTTGTACAACAATGTGTATACAGTTAACAATACCATAATGTGCACTCAAAATAATTAGGATGGAAAATTTCATTAGATGTATTTTACCaccaaaggttttttaaaaaagaacaacaaatgtGAAAAAGACTTGGAGGTTTTAGCTGACTATCGACTTAATATTAATCAACGGCATTATGCAAGATCAAACAAGTAAATGCTACTTTCCCTTGGGAAGCGTGAAAACGATACAAGGTAGGAGAGCTGCCTCACTGCTGGGGTGGCTCTATCCTTGGGGTTCAAGTTCAATTTTGAGCACCATTCTTTGAAAAAGGACACTAACATCCCATACCAGATCCCAAGGAGGATTACTCCAGTTTTCAAGGGCCTGGAAACCTAATCCAGACTATGGCCAAGAAAGAAAGACACTAAAAGAACTACAGTTGTTGAGTCCCCAGAAACAGAGGACTTGGAGGGCATGAACACCACTCACAGGTACGTGGAAGAGATGTCTCAGCAGAAGGGACTTTACACATATAGACTCACTACCCCAGAAGGCAGAACAAACCAACAGGTAATTATAGAGTACACATCATCTCATCCCTCCAAAAAAGGTGCCACAGGATTTGAGGAGCTGTGTAAGCAGACCCTTTATAGAAGATGACTAAAgttgagctcctactatgtaTTATAATTGCTATTATTACATTTTGCAGATgatgaaacagaacagaggcaagtatccaaggtcacacagccaataaACGGTTAGGTCTTCCCTGACTTCAAAGCCAGGCTCTTAACCACTGAGCTATTAGTAGCTACCAATGGAGTACAGAAGACTTCTATGCTGGCAAATAAGTTGGACTAATGATTCTTCTAATTTCAAGATTCTATAATTGAGTAAATCAGAGATAAAAGCAAATAAAGCATGAGGTAGGAAgaagagcagcagcaggaagaagaCTGTTGTTATCCCACAACCCCAACCCCTCATCTGCTAGCCGTGGCCTTGAACAAGCTACCTCCCAGAGCACCAGGATCTCTCATCAGCAACCCTGGGCTAACCTGTTTACTTTCCCGGGTGACTTATGAAGATAAGAGAATGTAAATGAAAAGGACACATGAATCACGGAGGCTTCTGGAATCAGAGACCAAGTCTGAAGCCTGCTTCTACTTTATcatagctctgtgaccttgagcaagtggcaaactctctgagcctcagctttctcatctgtaaaatgtgactGACAATTCCTATGTGTCAGAGAGGCGAGAAGATCTGTATGCCCCTGGCACACGGTAAGTACTCAGTAAGTGAGAGGCAACGCTGTTACTGTTTCTCCCCCTCAACTCCCACATAGGGCTCTTCCTGCACTGATGGGAAAAGGCGCAGACTCTAAGTGCTCTGAGCAAATgtagagagaaactgaggcccaggcccagatCTGGGGTGAGGAGTCACCTGTACCGAGTGCCCAGTCCTCAACCCTCGCCTCAGCACCAGGTGGAGAGCATCCTCATCCCTGCTTGTAGAGCGCTTCTCTGCAAAGGCCAGGAAGGTGTGGGTGGGGGGTACGTAGAGCAGGGCTGGGATCCGGTAGGTgatccctctcttctcttcctgctgGAACACAGGGGTGTTGAAGG is a genomic window of Phyllostomus discolor isolate MPI-MPIP mPhyDis1 chromosome 6, mPhyDis1.pri.v3, whole genome shotgun sequence containing:
- the NEU3 gene encoding LOW QUALITY PROTEIN: sialidase-3 (The sequence of the model RefSeq protein was modified relative to this genomic sequence to represent the inferred CDS: deleted 1 base in 1 codon), whose protein sequence is MEEVTSCSFNTPVFQQEEKRGITYRIPALLYVPPTHTFLAFAEKRSTSRDEDALHLVLRRGLRTGHSVQWGPLTPLMEATLPGHRTMNPCPVWEQKSGCVYLFFICVRGHVTERQQIVSGRNAARLCFICSRDSGYSWSDVRDLTEEVIGPEVKRWATFAVGPGHGIQLRSGRLIIPAYAYYIPYWFFCFLLPCKTRPHSLMIYSDDLGATWHHGRFIKPMVTVECEVAEVTGKAGHPVLYCSARTPNRCRAEALSTDHGECFHRPALSHQLCEPPHGCQGSVVSFRPLESPCGCQDPTGKDAPTVQSPLLDSSLRPEQEARMLSESWLLYSHPTSTKRRVNLGVYLNRTPLEAACWSRPWILHHGPCGYSDLAAVGDGLFACLFECGAKWECEKIAFRLFTDREILSHVQGDCTSPGRNPNQFKTNWLRIQLSTEGKPVEGSHSQGDGGQDSRGY